A window of Melopsittacus undulatus isolate bMelUnd1 chromosome 2, bMelUnd1.mat.Z, whole genome shotgun sequence contains these coding sequences:
- the RPS3 gene encoding small ribosomal subunit protein uS3, with protein sequence MAVQISKKRKFVADGIFKAELNEFLTRELAEDGYSGVEVRVTPTRTEIIILATRTQNVLGEKGRRIRELTAVVQKRFGFPEGSVELYAEKVATRGLCAIAQAESLRYKLLGGLAVRRACYGVLRFIMESGAKGCEVVVSGKLRGQRAKSMKFVDGLMIHSGDPVNYYVDTAVRHVLLRQGVLGIKVKIMLPWDPSGKIGPKKPLPDHVSIVEPKEEILPTTPISEQKGGKPEQPAMPQPVPTA encoded by the exons ATGGCGGTGCAGATCTCCAAGAAGCGCAAG tttgtCGCTGACGGCATCTTCAAAGCTGAGCTGAATGAGTTCCTGACTCGTGAGCTGGCTGAGGATGGGTACTCCGGAGTAGAAGTCCGGGTCACTCCAACCAGGACCGAGATTATCATACTTGCCACCAG AACTCAGAATGTCCTGGGAGAGAAGGGCCGCCGCATCCGGGAGCTGACAGCTGTCGTGCAGAAGAGGTTTGGATTCCCTGAAGGAAGTGTTGAG CTCTATGCAGAGAAGGTGGCCACGAGAGGTCTGTGTGCAATCGCTCAGGCAGAGTCCCTGCGGTACAAGCTTCTGGGAGGCTTAGCAGTGCGTCG AGCTTGCTATGGTGTCCTCCGCTTCATCATGGAGAGTGGTGCCAAGGGCTGCGAGGTGGTTGTGTCTGGCAAGCTCCGAGGTCAGCGAGCCAAGTCCATGAAGTTTGTGGATGGTTTGATGATCCACAGTGGAGACCCAGTGAACTACTACGTTGACACAGCCGTGCGTCATGTCCTTCTGCGGCAGG GAGTACTGGGAATCAAAGTAAAGATTATGTTGCCCTGGGACCCAAGTGGAAAGATTGGCCCCAAAAAGCCTCTTCCAGACCATGTCAGCATCGTGGAACCCAAAGAAGAGATCTTGCCCACCACCCCCATTTCAGAGCAGAAAGGTGGCAAGCCAGAACAGCCAGCCATGCCTCAGCCGGTTCCCACTGCCTGA
- the SERPINH1 gene encoding serpin H1, translating into MWIILVLALCSLTAAVPSEDRKLSDKATTLADRSTTLAFNLYHAMAKDKNMENILLSPVVVASSLGLVSLGGKATTASQAKAVLSADKLNDDYVHSGLSELLNEVSNSTARNVTWKIGNRLYGPASINFADDFVKSSKKHYNYEHSKINFRDKRSALKSINEWAAQTTDGKLPEVTKDVEKTDGALIVNAMFFKPHWDEKFHHKMVDNRGFMVSRSYTVGVPMMHRTGFYNYYDDETEKLQVVEMPLAHKLSSMIFIMPNHVEPLERVEKLLTREQLKTWAGKMKKRSVAISLPKVVLEVSHDLQKHLADLGLTEAIDKTKADLSKISGKKDLYLSNVFHAAALEWDTEGNPYDADIYGREEMRNPKLFYADHPFIFMIKDSKTNSILFIGRLVRPKGEKMRDEL; encoded by the exons ATGTGGATTATCCTGGTCCTTGCTCTGTGCAgcctcactgctgctgtgccctCGGAGGACAGGAAGCTGAGTGACAAGGCAACAACCCTGGCTGACCGCAGCACAACACTGGCCTTCAACCTCTACCATGCCATGGCGAAGGACAAGAACATGGAGAACATCCTCCTGTCCCCCGTGGTCGTGGCCTCTTCCCTCGGCCTCGTGTCCCTTGGAGGCAAGGCCACGACTGCATCCCAAGCCAAGGCGGTGCTCAGTGCTGACAAGCTCAACGATGACTATGTCCACAGCGGGTTATCCGAGCTCCTGAACGAGGTGAGCAACAGCACAGCCCGGAATGTCACCTGGAAGATTGGGAACCGCTTGTATGGCCCAGCCTCCATCAACTTTGCGGATGACTTTGTGAAGAGCAGCAAGAAACACTACAACTATGAGCACTCCAAGATCAACTTCCGAGACAAGAGGAGTGCCCTGAAGTCCATTAATGAATGGGCAGCTCAGACCACGGATGGGAAGCTCCCAGAGGTCACAAAGGATGTGGAGAAGACTGATGGAGCCCTCATTgtcaatgccatgttcttcaAGC CTCACTGGGATGAGAAGTTCCACCATAAGATGGTGGACAACCGTGGCTTCATGGTATCCCGTTCCTACACCGTTGGGGTCCCCATGATGCACCGTACAG GTTTCTACAACTACTATGATGATGAGACAGAGAAGCTCCAGGTGGTGGAGATGCCACTTGCTCACAAGCTCTCCAGCATGATCTTCATCATGCCAAACCATGTGGAGCCTCTGGAGAGGGTTGAGAAGCTGCTGACCAGGGAGCAGCTGAAGACCTGGGCTGGCAAGATGAAGAAGAGATCAGTGGCCATCTCCCTGCCTAAAGTTGTCCTGGAAGTCAGCCACGACCTTCAG AAACACTTGGCTGATCTGGGTCTGACAGAAGCCATTGACAAAACCAAGGCTGACCTGTCCAAGATCTCTGGCAAGAAAGACCTTTACCTGTCCAATGTCttccatgctgctgctctggaatGGGACACGGAAGGGAACCCGTATGATGCTGACATCTACGGCCGAGAGGAGATGAGGAACCCCAAGCTCTTCTATGCTGACCACCCCTTCATCTTCATGATCAAGGACAGTAAAACCAACTCCATCCTCTTCATTGGCAGGCTCGTGAGGCCCAAAGGAGAGAAGATGCGTGATGAGTTGTAG